In Equus caballus isolate H_3958 breed thoroughbred chromosome 25, TB-T2T, whole genome shotgun sequence, one DNA window encodes the following:
- the WDR31 gene encoding WD repeat-containing protein 31 isoform X6 has product MLLPRSRPTPAPPQKASCRLWAAMGKLQSKLRHSTYKYSRPDGIIEERTQTNAFQEYSPAHVDTVSVVAALNSDLCVSGGKDKTVVAYNWKTGNVVKRFKGHEREVTKVSCVHKSDQFFSASRDRTVMMWDLHGSVQPRQHFSGHAMVVTGVAVSPDSSQLCTGSRDNSLLLWDVGTGQCVERAAVSRNLVTHLCWVPREPYVLQTSEDKTIRLWDSRGLQVAHQFPTKQHIQTYCEASEDGHMCISCSSGFGGEGCEATLWDLRQTRDRICEYKGHFQTVASCVFLPRALALMPVVATSSHDCRVKIWNRDTGACLSTLSLDGSGPLTSLAVGDTRSLLCASFSRGIHLLRVDHGPGLELREVAAF; this is encoded by the exons ATGCTGCTGCCCAGGAGCCGTCCGacaccagcccctcctcagaAGGCTTCCTGTAGGCTCTGGGCCGCGATGGGGAAACTGCAGAGCAAACTCAGACACAGCACTTATAAATACAG CAGGCCTGATGGAATTATAGAAGAGAGAACTCAAACTAACGCTTTTCAAGAGTATAGCCCAGCTCACGTGGATACCGTCTCTGTTGTTGCTGCTCTGAACTCAGACCTTTGTGTCTCCGGAGGAAAAGATAAG ACAGTTGTGGCCTATAATTGGAAAACTGGAAATGTGGTGAAAAGGTTCAAAGGACACGAACGTGAGGTCACCAAG GTATCCTGTGTTCACAAATCAGACCAGTTCTTCAGCGCCTCTCGTGACAGGACGGTCATGATGTGGGACTTGCACGGCTCCGTGCAACCGAGGCAGCACTTCTCTGGCCATGCCATGGTGGTCACTGGAGTGGCTGTGAGTCCAG ACTCGTCACAGCTGTGCACTGGCTCCCGGGACAACAGCCTGCTTCTGTGGGATGTGGGGACTGGACAGTGTGTGGAGAGAGCTGCTGTCTCCAGGAACCTG GTCACTCACCTGTGCTGGGTCCCCAGAGAACCATATGTCCTACAGACTTCTGAAGATAAAACCATCAG ATTATGGGACAGTCGGGGGCTGCAGGTAGCTCATCAGTTTCCCACAAAGCAGCATATCCAGACCTACTGCGAGGCCAGTGAGGATGGACACATGTGCATCTCCTGCAGCAGTGGCTTTGGAGGGGAGGGCTGTGAAGCCACG TTGTGGGACCTAAGGCAGACACGGGACAGAATATGCGAGTATAAGGGGCACTTCCAGACTGTTGCATCCTGTGTCTTTCTACCAAGAGCACTGGCCTTGATGCCTGTTGTTGCTACCTCATCACATGACTGCAGGGTGAAGATTTGGAACCGAGATACTGGAG CCTGCCTTTCCACCTTGTCTCTGGATGGATCGGGACCTTTGACTTCCCTGGCTGTTGGCGACACCAGGTCCTTGTTGTGTGCGAGTTTCAGCAGAGGAATTCACTTACTCAGAGTGGACCACGGCCCAGGGCTGGAGCTGCGGGAAGTGGCAGCATTCTGA
- the WDR31 gene encoding WD repeat-containing protein 31 isoform X4 yields MPAGSAPLLPPLAAGPSSLWRLGSGYLNSFPKDKHYKALNTAVHQEGPIGLGEHYFQQPEGMLLPRSRPTPAPPQKASCRLWAAMGKLQSKLRHSTYKYRPDGIIEERTQTNAFQEYSPAHVDTVSVVAALNSDLCVSGGKDKTVVAYNWKTGNVVKRFKGHEREVTKVSCVHKSDQFFSASRDRTVMMWDLHGSVQPRQHFSGHAMVVTGVAVSPDSSQLCTGSRDNSLLLWDVGTGQCVERAAVSRNLVTHLCWVPREPYVLQTSEDKTIRLWDSRGLQVAHQFPTKQHIQTYCEASEDGHMCISCSSGFGGEGCEATLWDLRQTRDRICEYKGHFQTVASCVFLPRALALMPVVATSSHDCRVKIWNRDTGACLSTLSLDGSGPLTSLAVGDTRSLLCASFSRGIHLLRVDHGPGLELREVAAF; encoded by the exons ATGCCCGCCGGCTCGGCGCCCCTCCTGCCTCCGCTCGCGGCCGGGCCATCCAGCCTATGG AGATTAGGAAGTGGCTACCTGAACTCTTTTCCAAAGGATAAACATTACAAAGCATTGAATACGGCAGTTCACCAAGAAGGTCCTATTGGTTTGGG CGAGCACTACTTCCAGCAGCCAGAAGGGATGCTGCTGCCCAGGAGCCGTCCGacaccagcccctcctcagaAGGCTTCCTGTAGGCTCTGGGCCGCGATGGGGAAACTGCAGAGCAAACTCAGACACAGCACTTATAAATACAG GCCTGATGGAATTATAGAAGAGAGAACTCAAACTAACGCTTTTCAAGAGTATAGCCCAGCTCACGTGGATACCGTCTCTGTTGTTGCTGCTCTGAACTCAGACCTTTGTGTCTCCGGAGGAAAAGATAAG ACAGTTGTGGCCTATAATTGGAAAACTGGAAATGTGGTGAAAAGGTTCAAAGGACACGAACGTGAGGTCACCAAG GTATCCTGTGTTCACAAATCAGACCAGTTCTTCAGCGCCTCTCGTGACAGGACGGTCATGATGTGGGACTTGCACGGCTCCGTGCAACCGAGGCAGCACTTCTCTGGCCATGCCATGGTGGTCACTGGAGTGGCTGTGAGTCCAG ACTCGTCACAGCTGTGCACTGGCTCCCGGGACAACAGCCTGCTTCTGTGGGATGTGGGGACTGGACAGTGTGTGGAGAGAGCTGCTGTCTCCAGGAACCTG GTCACTCACCTGTGCTGGGTCCCCAGAGAACCATATGTCCTACAGACTTCTGAAGATAAAACCATCAG ATTATGGGACAGTCGGGGGCTGCAGGTAGCTCATCAGTTTCCCACAAAGCAGCATATCCAGACCTACTGCGAGGCCAGTGAGGATGGACACATGTGCATCTCCTGCAGCAGTGGCTTTGGAGGGGAGGGCTGTGAAGCCACG TTGTGGGACCTAAGGCAGACACGGGACAGAATATGCGAGTATAAGGGGCACTTCCAGACTGTTGCATCCTGTGTCTTTCTACCAAGAGCACTGGCCTTGATGCCTGTTGTTGCTACCTCATCACATGACTGCAGGGTGAAGATTTGGAACCGAGATACTGGAG CCTGCCTTTCCACCTTGTCTCTGGATGGATCGGGACCTTTGACTTCCCTGGCTGTTGGCGACACCAGGTCCTTGTTGTGTGCGAGTTTCAGCAGAGGAATTCACTTACTCAGAGTGGACCACGGCCCAGGGCTGGAGCTGCGGGAAGTGGCAGCATTCTGA
- the WDR31 gene encoding WD repeat-containing protein 31 isoform X8, with protein sequence MMWDLHGSVQPRQHFSGHAMVVTGVAVSPDSSQLCTGSRDNSLLLWDVGTGQCVERAAVSRNLVTHLCWVPREPYVLQTSEDKTIRLWDSRGLQVAHQFPTKQHIQTYCEASEDGHMCISCSSGFGGEGCEATLWDLRQTRDRICEYKGHFQTVASCVFLPRALALMPVVATSSHDCRVKIWNRDTGACLSTLSLDGSGPLTSLAVGDTRSLLCASFSRGIHLLRVDHGPGLELREVAAF encoded by the exons ATGATGTGGGACTTGCACGGCTCCGTGCAACCGAGGCAGCACTTCTCTGGCCATGCCATGGTGGTCACTGGAGTGGCTGTGAGTCCAG ACTCGTCACAGCTGTGCACTGGCTCCCGGGACAACAGCCTGCTTCTGTGGGATGTGGGGACTGGACAGTGTGTGGAGAGAGCTGCTGTCTCCAGGAACCTG GTCACTCACCTGTGCTGGGTCCCCAGAGAACCATATGTCCTACAGACTTCTGAAGATAAAACCATCAG ATTATGGGACAGTCGGGGGCTGCAGGTAGCTCATCAGTTTCCCACAAAGCAGCATATCCAGACCTACTGCGAGGCCAGTGAGGATGGACACATGTGCATCTCCTGCAGCAGTGGCTTTGGAGGGGAGGGCTGTGAAGCCACG TTGTGGGACCTAAGGCAGACACGGGACAGAATATGCGAGTATAAGGGGCACTTCCAGACTGTTGCATCCTGTGTCTTTCTACCAAGAGCACTGGCCTTGATGCCTGTTGTTGCTACCTCATCACATGACTGCAGGGTGAAGATTTGGAACCGAGATACTGGAG CCTGCCTTTCCACCTTGTCTCTGGATGGATCGGGACCTTTGACTTCCCTGGCTGTTGGCGACACCAGGTCCTTGTTGTGTGCGAGTTTCAGCAGAGGAATTCACTTACTCAGAGTGGACCACGGCCCAGGGCTGGAGCTGCGGGAAGTGGCAGCATTCTGA
- the WDR31 gene encoding WD repeat-containing protein 31 isoform X5 codes for MLLPRSRPTPAPPQKASCRLWAAMGKLQSKLRHSTYKYSRPDGIIEERTQTNAFQEYSPAHVDTVSVVAALNSDLCVSGGKDKTVVAYNWKTGNVVKRFKGHEREVTKVSCVHKSDQFFSASRDRTVMMWDLHGSVQPRQHFSGHAMVVTGVAVSPDSSQLCTGSRDNSLLLWDVGTGQCVERAAVSRNLLCFFQVTHLCWVPREPYVLQTSEDKTIRLWDSRGLQVAHQFPTKQHIQTYCEASEDGHMCISCSSGFGGEGCEATLWDLRQTRDRICEYKGHFQTVASCVFLPRALALMPVVATSSHDCRVKIWNRDTGACLSTLSLDGSGPLTSLAVGDTRSLLCASFSRGIHLLRVDHGPGLELREVAAF; via the exons ATGCTGCTGCCCAGGAGCCGTCCGacaccagcccctcctcagaAGGCTTCCTGTAGGCTCTGGGCCGCGATGGGGAAACTGCAGAGCAAACTCAGACACAGCACTTATAAATACAG CAGGCCTGATGGAATTATAGAAGAGAGAACTCAAACTAACGCTTTTCAAGAGTATAGCCCAGCTCACGTGGATACCGTCTCTGTTGTTGCTGCTCTGAACTCAGACCTTTGTGTCTCCGGAGGAAAAGATAAG ACAGTTGTGGCCTATAATTGGAAAACTGGAAATGTGGTGAAAAGGTTCAAAGGACACGAACGTGAGGTCACCAAG GTATCCTGTGTTCACAAATCAGACCAGTTCTTCAGCGCCTCTCGTGACAGGACGGTCATGATGTGGGACTTGCACGGCTCCGTGCAACCGAGGCAGCACTTCTCTGGCCATGCCATGGTGGTCACTGGAGTGGCTGTGAGTCCAG ACTCGTCACAGCTGTGCACTGGCTCCCGGGACAACAGCCTGCTTCTGTGGGATGTGGGGACTGGACAGTGTGTGGAGAGAGCTGCTGTCTCCAGGAACCTG CTTTGCTTCTTCCAGGTCACTCACCTGTGCTGGGTCCCCAGAGAACCATATGTCCTACAGACTTCTGAAGATAAAACCATCAG ATTATGGGACAGTCGGGGGCTGCAGGTAGCTCATCAGTTTCCCACAAAGCAGCATATCCAGACCTACTGCGAGGCCAGTGAGGATGGACACATGTGCATCTCCTGCAGCAGTGGCTTTGGAGGGGAGGGCTGTGAAGCCACG TTGTGGGACCTAAGGCAGACACGGGACAGAATATGCGAGTATAAGGGGCACTTCCAGACTGTTGCATCCTGTGTCTTTCTACCAAGAGCACTGGCCTTGATGCCTGTTGTTGCTACCTCATCACATGACTGCAGGGTGAAGATTTGGAACCGAGATACTGGAG CCTGCCTTTCCACCTTGTCTCTGGATGGATCGGGACCTTTGACTTCCCTGGCTGTTGGCGACACCAGGTCCTTGTTGTGTGCGAGTTTCAGCAGAGGAATTCACTTACTCAGAGTGGACCACGGCCCAGGGCTGGAGCTGCGGGAAGTGGCAGCATTCTGA
- the WDR31 gene encoding WD repeat-containing protein 31 isoform X2, with the protein MPAGSAPLLPPLAAGPSSLWRLGSGYLNSFPKDKHYKALNTAVHQEGPIGLGEHYFQQPEGMLLPRSRPTPAPPQKASCRLWAAMGKLQSKLRHSTYKYRPDGIIEERTQTNAFQEYSPAHVDTVSVVAALNSDLCVSGGKDKTVVAYNWKTGNVVKRFKGHEREVTKVSCVHKSDQFFSASRDRTVMMWDLHGSVQPRQHFSGHAMVVTGVAVSPDSSQLCTGSRDNSLLLWDVGTGQCVERAAVSRNLLCFFQVTHLCWVPREPYVLQTSEDKTIRLWDSRGLQVAHQFPTKQHIQTYCEASEDGHMCISCSSGFGGEGCEATLWDLRQTRDRICEYKGHFQTVASCVFLPRALALMPVVATSSHDCRVKIWNRDTGACLSTLSLDGSGPLTSLAVGDTRSLLCASFSRGIHLLRVDHGPGLELREVAAF; encoded by the exons ATGCCCGCCGGCTCGGCGCCCCTCCTGCCTCCGCTCGCGGCCGGGCCATCCAGCCTATGG AGATTAGGAAGTGGCTACCTGAACTCTTTTCCAAAGGATAAACATTACAAAGCATTGAATACGGCAGTTCACCAAGAAGGTCCTATTGGTTTGGG CGAGCACTACTTCCAGCAGCCAGAAGGGATGCTGCTGCCCAGGAGCCGTCCGacaccagcccctcctcagaAGGCTTCCTGTAGGCTCTGGGCCGCGATGGGGAAACTGCAGAGCAAACTCAGACACAGCACTTATAAATACAG GCCTGATGGAATTATAGAAGAGAGAACTCAAACTAACGCTTTTCAAGAGTATAGCCCAGCTCACGTGGATACCGTCTCTGTTGTTGCTGCTCTGAACTCAGACCTTTGTGTCTCCGGAGGAAAAGATAAG ACAGTTGTGGCCTATAATTGGAAAACTGGAAATGTGGTGAAAAGGTTCAAAGGACACGAACGTGAGGTCACCAAG GTATCCTGTGTTCACAAATCAGACCAGTTCTTCAGCGCCTCTCGTGACAGGACGGTCATGATGTGGGACTTGCACGGCTCCGTGCAACCGAGGCAGCACTTCTCTGGCCATGCCATGGTGGTCACTGGAGTGGCTGTGAGTCCAG ACTCGTCACAGCTGTGCACTGGCTCCCGGGACAACAGCCTGCTTCTGTGGGATGTGGGGACTGGACAGTGTGTGGAGAGAGCTGCTGTCTCCAGGAACCTG CTTTGCTTCTTCCAGGTCACTCACCTGTGCTGGGTCCCCAGAGAACCATATGTCCTACAGACTTCTGAAGATAAAACCATCAG ATTATGGGACAGTCGGGGGCTGCAGGTAGCTCATCAGTTTCCCACAAAGCAGCATATCCAGACCTACTGCGAGGCCAGTGAGGATGGACACATGTGCATCTCCTGCAGCAGTGGCTTTGGAGGGGAGGGCTGTGAAGCCACG TTGTGGGACCTAAGGCAGACACGGGACAGAATATGCGAGTATAAGGGGCACTTCCAGACTGTTGCATCCTGTGTCTTTCTACCAAGAGCACTGGCCTTGATGCCTGTTGTTGCTACCTCATCACATGACTGCAGGGTGAAGATTTGGAACCGAGATACTGGAG CCTGCCTTTCCACCTTGTCTCTGGATGGATCGGGACCTTTGACTTCCCTGGCTGTTGGCGACACCAGGTCCTTGTTGTGTGCGAGTTTCAGCAGAGGAATTCACTTACTCAGAGTGGACCACGGCCCAGGGCTGGAGCTGCGGGAAGTGGCAGCATTCTGA
- the WDR31 gene encoding WD repeat-containing protein 31 isoform X7, translating to MLLPRSRPTPAPPQKASCRLWAAMGKLQSKLRHSTYKYRPDGIIEERTQTNAFQEYSPAHVDTVSVVAALNSDLCVSGGKDKTVVAYNWKTGNVVKRFKGHEREVTKVSCVHKSDQFFSASRDRTVMMWDLHGSVQPRQHFSGHAMVVTGVAVSPDSSQLCTGSRDNSLLLWDVGTGQCVERAAVSRNLVTHLCWVPREPYVLQTSEDKTIRLWDSRGLQVAHQFPTKQHIQTYCEASEDGHMCISCSSGFGGEGCEATLWDLRQTRDRICEYKGHFQTVASCVFLPRALALMPVVATSSHDCRVKIWNRDTGACLSTLSLDGSGPLTSLAVGDTRSLLCASFSRGIHLLRVDHGPGLELREVAAF from the exons ATGCTGCTGCCCAGGAGCCGTCCGacaccagcccctcctcagaAGGCTTCCTGTAGGCTCTGGGCCGCGATGGGGAAACTGCAGAGCAAACTCAGACACAGCACTTATAAATACAG GCCTGATGGAATTATAGAAGAGAGAACTCAAACTAACGCTTTTCAAGAGTATAGCCCAGCTCACGTGGATACCGTCTCTGTTGTTGCTGCTCTGAACTCAGACCTTTGTGTCTCCGGAGGAAAAGATAAG ACAGTTGTGGCCTATAATTGGAAAACTGGAAATGTGGTGAAAAGGTTCAAAGGACACGAACGTGAGGTCACCAAG GTATCCTGTGTTCACAAATCAGACCAGTTCTTCAGCGCCTCTCGTGACAGGACGGTCATGATGTGGGACTTGCACGGCTCCGTGCAACCGAGGCAGCACTTCTCTGGCCATGCCATGGTGGTCACTGGAGTGGCTGTGAGTCCAG ACTCGTCACAGCTGTGCACTGGCTCCCGGGACAACAGCCTGCTTCTGTGGGATGTGGGGACTGGACAGTGTGTGGAGAGAGCTGCTGTCTCCAGGAACCTG GTCACTCACCTGTGCTGGGTCCCCAGAGAACCATATGTCCTACAGACTTCTGAAGATAAAACCATCAG ATTATGGGACAGTCGGGGGCTGCAGGTAGCTCATCAGTTTCCCACAAAGCAGCATATCCAGACCTACTGCGAGGCCAGTGAGGATGGACACATGTGCATCTCCTGCAGCAGTGGCTTTGGAGGGGAGGGCTGTGAAGCCACG TTGTGGGACCTAAGGCAGACACGGGACAGAATATGCGAGTATAAGGGGCACTTCCAGACTGTTGCATCCTGTGTCTTTCTACCAAGAGCACTGGCCTTGATGCCTGTTGTTGCTACCTCATCACATGACTGCAGGGTGAAGATTTGGAACCGAGATACTGGAG CCTGCCTTTCCACCTTGTCTCTGGATGGATCGGGACCTTTGACTTCCCTGGCTGTTGGCGACACCAGGTCCTTGTTGTGTGCGAGTTTCAGCAGAGGAATTCACTTACTCAGAGTGGACCACGGCCCAGGGCTGGAGCTGCGGGAAGTGGCAGCATTCTGA
- the WDR31 gene encoding WD repeat-containing protein 31 isoform X1: MPAGSAPLLPPLAAGPSSLWRLGSGYLNSFPKDKHYKALNTAVHQEGPIGLGEHYFQQPEGMLLPRSRPTPAPPQKASCRLWAAMGKLQSKLRHSTYKYSRPDGIIEERTQTNAFQEYSPAHVDTVSVVAALNSDLCVSGGKDKTVVAYNWKTGNVVKRFKGHEREVTKVSCVHKSDQFFSASRDRTVMMWDLHGSVQPRQHFSGHAMVVTGVAVSPDSSQLCTGSRDNSLLLWDVGTGQCVERAAVSRNLLCFFQVTHLCWVPREPYVLQTSEDKTIRLWDSRGLQVAHQFPTKQHIQTYCEASEDGHMCISCSSGFGGEGCEATLWDLRQTRDRICEYKGHFQTVASCVFLPRALALMPVVATSSHDCRVKIWNRDTGACLSTLSLDGSGPLTSLAVGDTRSLLCASFSRGIHLLRVDHGPGLELREVAAF; this comes from the exons ATGCCCGCCGGCTCGGCGCCCCTCCTGCCTCCGCTCGCGGCCGGGCCATCCAGCCTATGG AGATTAGGAAGTGGCTACCTGAACTCTTTTCCAAAGGATAAACATTACAAAGCATTGAATACGGCAGTTCACCAAGAAGGTCCTATTGGTTTGGG CGAGCACTACTTCCAGCAGCCAGAAGGGATGCTGCTGCCCAGGAGCCGTCCGacaccagcccctcctcagaAGGCTTCCTGTAGGCTCTGGGCCGCGATGGGGAAACTGCAGAGCAAACTCAGACACAGCACTTATAAATACAG CAGGCCTGATGGAATTATAGAAGAGAGAACTCAAACTAACGCTTTTCAAGAGTATAGCCCAGCTCACGTGGATACCGTCTCTGTTGTTGCTGCTCTGAACTCAGACCTTTGTGTCTCCGGAGGAAAAGATAAG ACAGTTGTGGCCTATAATTGGAAAACTGGAAATGTGGTGAAAAGGTTCAAAGGACACGAACGTGAGGTCACCAAG GTATCCTGTGTTCACAAATCAGACCAGTTCTTCAGCGCCTCTCGTGACAGGACGGTCATGATGTGGGACTTGCACGGCTCCGTGCAACCGAGGCAGCACTTCTCTGGCCATGCCATGGTGGTCACTGGAGTGGCTGTGAGTCCAG ACTCGTCACAGCTGTGCACTGGCTCCCGGGACAACAGCCTGCTTCTGTGGGATGTGGGGACTGGACAGTGTGTGGAGAGAGCTGCTGTCTCCAGGAACCTG CTTTGCTTCTTCCAGGTCACTCACCTGTGCTGGGTCCCCAGAGAACCATATGTCCTACAGACTTCTGAAGATAAAACCATCAG ATTATGGGACAGTCGGGGGCTGCAGGTAGCTCATCAGTTTCCCACAAAGCAGCATATCCAGACCTACTGCGAGGCCAGTGAGGATGGACACATGTGCATCTCCTGCAGCAGTGGCTTTGGAGGGGAGGGCTGTGAAGCCACG TTGTGGGACCTAAGGCAGACACGGGACAGAATATGCGAGTATAAGGGGCACTTCCAGACTGTTGCATCCTGTGTCTTTCTACCAAGAGCACTGGCCTTGATGCCTGTTGTTGCTACCTCATCACATGACTGCAGGGTGAAGATTTGGAACCGAGATACTGGAG CCTGCCTTTCCACCTTGTCTCTGGATGGATCGGGACCTTTGACTTCCCTGGCTGTTGGCGACACCAGGTCCTTGTTGTGTGCGAGTTTCAGCAGAGGAATTCACTTACTCAGAGTGGACCACGGCCCAGGGCTGGAGCTGCGGGAAGTGGCAGCATTCTGA
- the WDR31 gene encoding WD repeat-containing protein 31 isoform X3, translated as MPAGSAPLLPPLAAGPSSLWRLGSGYLNSFPKDKHYKALNTAVHQEGPIGLGEHYFQQPEGMLLPRSRPTPAPPQKASCRLWAAMGKLQSKLRHSTYKYSRPDGIIEERTQTNAFQEYSPAHVDTVSVVAALNSDLCVSGGKDKTVVAYNWKTGNVVKRFKGHEREVTKVSCVHKSDQFFSASRDRTVMMWDLHGSVQPRQHFSGHAMVVTGVAVSPDSSQLCTGSRDNSLLLWDVGTGQCVERAAVSRNLVTHLCWVPREPYVLQTSEDKTIRLWDSRGLQVAHQFPTKQHIQTYCEASEDGHMCISCSSGFGGEGCEATLWDLRQTRDRICEYKGHFQTVASCVFLPRALALMPVVATSSHDCRVKIWNRDTGACLSTLSLDGSGPLTSLAVGDTRSLLCASFSRGIHLLRVDHGPGLELREVAAF; from the exons ATGCCCGCCGGCTCGGCGCCCCTCCTGCCTCCGCTCGCGGCCGGGCCATCCAGCCTATGG AGATTAGGAAGTGGCTACCTGAACTCTTTTCCAAAGGATAAACATTACAAAGCATTGAATACGGCAGTTCACCAAGAAGGTCCTATTGGTTTGGG CGAGCACTACTTCCAGCAGCCAGAAGGGATGCTGCTGCCCAGGAGCCGTCCGacaccagcccctcctcagaAGGCTTCCTGTAGGCTCTGGGCCGCGATGGGGAAACTGCAGAGCAAACTCAGACACAGCACTTATAAATACAG CAGGCCTGATGGAATTATAGAAGAGAGAACTCAAACTAACGCTTTTCAAGAGTATAGCCCAGCTCACGTGGATACCGTCTCTGTTGTTGCTGCTCTGAACTCAGACCTTTGTGTCTCCGGAGGAAAAGATAAG ACAGTTGTGGCCTATAATTGGAAAACTGGAAATGTGGTGAAAAGGTTCAAAGGACACGAACGTGAGGTCACCAAG GTATCCTGTGTTCACAAATCAGACCAGTTCTTCAGCGCCTCTCGTGACAGGACGGTCATGATGTGGGACTTGCACGGCTCCGTGCAACCGAGGCAGCACTTCTCTGGCCATGCCATGGTGGTCACTGGAGTGGCTGTGAGTCCAG ACTCGTCACAGCTGTGCACTGGCTCCCGGGACAACAGCCTGCTTCTGTGGGATGTGGGGACTGGACAGTGTGTGGAGAGAGCTGCTGTCTCCAGGAACCTG GTCACTCACCTGTGCTGGGTCCCCAGAGAACCATATGTCCTACAGACTTCTGAAGATAAAACCATCAG ATTATGGGACAGTCGGGGGCTGCAGGTAGCTCATCAGTTTCCCACAAAGCAGCATATCCAGACCTACTGCGAGGCCAGTGAGGATGGACACATGTGCATCTCCTGCAGCAGTGGCTTTGGAGGGGAGGGCTGTGAAGCCACG TTGTGGGACCTAAGGCAGACACGGGACAGAATATGCGAGTATAAGGGGCACTTCCAGACTGTTGCATCCTGTGTCTTTCTACCAAGAGCACTGGCCTTGATGCCTGTTGTTGCTACCTCATCACATGACTGCAGGGTGAAGATTTGGAACCGAGATACTGGAG CCTGCCTTTCCACCTTGTCTCTGGATGGATCGGGACCTTTGACTTCCCTGGCTGTTGGCGACACCAGGTCCTTGTTGTGTGCGAGTTTCAGCAGAGGAATTCACTTACTCAGAGTGGACCACGGCCCAGGGCTGGAGCTGCGGGAAGTGGCAGCATTCTGA